In a single window of the Methylococcus sp. Mc7 genome:
- a CDS encoding HigA family addiction module antitoxin, with protein sequence MKSLRHDRRRPTHPGEVLREDVLPALGITQTELAKRLMVSRVTVSEILLEKRALSPDMAVRISRLTSTTPESWLAMQQAVDLWEVNQHPERYAAISPVAA encoded by the coding sequence ATGAAAAGCCTACGCCACGACCGGCGCAGACCCACCCACCCCGGCGAAGTGCTGCGGGAAGACGTTCTACCGGCGCTGGGGATCACCCAGACCGAACTGGCCAAGCGGCTGATGGTAAGCCGCGTCACCGTTTCGGAAATCCTACTGGAGAAGCGGGCGCTGTCACCTGACATGGCTGTTCGGATCAGCCGCTTGACCAGCACCACCCCCGAGAGCTGGCTGGCCATGCAGCAAGCGGTAGACCTGTGGGAAGTGAATCAGCACCCGGAGCGTTACGCCGCTATCTCACCTGTGGCCGCGTGA
- a CDS encoding type II toxin-antitoxin system RelE/ParE family toxin, translating into MIQSFKHKGLSRYFAEDDHRGINPKQAARIRRLLDRLDAAAQAEDMNLPGYGFHGLAHNRAGEYAVTVSGNWRITFRFESGHAFDVNLEDYH; encoded by the coding sequence ATGATCCAGTCGTTCAAGCACAAGGGACTGTCCCGGTACTTCGCCGAGGACGATCACCGTGGCATCAACCCCAAACAGGCAGCCCGTATCCGTCGCCTACTCGACCGACTGGACGCCGCAGCCCAGGCCGAAGACATGAACCTTCCCGGCTACGGGTTTCATGGACTCGCCCATAACCGGGCCGGCGAGTATGCCGTGACGGTTTCCGGAAACTGGCGGATCACTTTCCGCTTCGAGAGCGGCCACGCCTTTGATGTGAACCTGGAGGACTACCACTGA
- a CDS encoding tyrosine-type recombinase/integrase, translating into MKGDITTRAGRRALPPRREPYWQRIDRGAYLGYRVSLKGGEGTWIARWRDEDGKQHYRALTGVFETFDQARQKAEAWFRHCDKTGGADELTVAEACTHYVQHLRDANRGKTADDAEGRFRKLIHDTDFGKLSLNALRPSRVKAWRDAMAASGAAPATVNRNLNALKAALNLAHRENLVADDSGWMSVAAIAGACKSRDRWLDVGERAALLDACPADLRAFVRGLLLTAARPGELASSTVADFNAIAGTLKYLSSKTAIRAVSLSTAAFELCIEQSRGKLPGARLFSTAEGHAWTKDRWTRPFRAAVLSSGIADPATVVLYAIRHTAISEMVAGGMDAFTVAKLAGTSTAMIDKHYGHLVHEKTRDRLNRVDL; encoded by the coding sequence ATGAAAGGCGACATCACCACCCGAGCAGGGAGACGCGCACTCCCACCGAGAAGGGAGCCCTACTGGCAACGGATCGACCGAGGCGCATATCTCGGCTACCGGGTATCACTGAAAGGCGGGGAGGGAACCTGGATTGCCCGATGGCGCGATGAGGACGGGAAACAGCACTACCGCGCACTGACCGGCGTGTTCGAGACTTTCGACCAGGCCCGCCAGAAAGCGGAGGCATGGTTCCGGCATTGCGACAAGACCGGCGGCGCTGACGAACTGACGGTAGCGGAGGCCTGCACGCACTACGTCCAGCATCTGCGAGACGCGAACCGGGGCAAGACCGCCGACGATGCCGAAGGGCGCTTCCGGAAACTGATCCACGATACCGACTTCGGCAAGCTCAGCCTGAACGCTCTCAGACCCAGCCGGGTGAAGGCATGGCGCGATGCCATGGCGGCATCCGGCGCGGCTCCTGCTACCGTAAATCGCAATCTCAACGCGCTGAAGGCCGCCCTGAACCTTGCCCACCGTGAAAACCTAGTGGCCGACGATTCCGGCTGGATGAGCGTCGCCGCGATTGCCGGGGCCTGCAAGAGCCGGGATAGATGGCTTGATGTGGGGGAGCGCGCCGCCTTGCTGGATGCCTGCCCCGCCGACCTACGCGCATTCGTACGCGGCCTGCTGCTGACGGCTGCACGACCGGGCGAGCTGGCATCCTCCACCGTGGCCGATTTCAACGCGATAGCGGGCACGTTGAAGTACCTGAGCAGCAAGACGGCAATCCGGGCCGTGTCACTGTCAACAGCAGCGTTCGAGCTATGCATCGAGCAGTCGCGAGGAAAGCTACCGGGCGCCCGTTTGTTCTCGACCGCTGAAGGCCATGCCTGGACAAAGGACCGATGGACGCGACCGTTCCGGGCCGCCGTCCTGTCGTCCGGTATCGCCGATCCCGCCACGGTCGTGCTGTACGCCATCCGTCACACCGCGATTTCCGAGATGGTTGCAGGCGGGATGGACGCGTTCACCGTGGCGAAACTGGCTGGCACGTCAACCGCCATGATCGACAAGCACTACGGGCACCTGGTGCATGAGAAGACACGGGACCGGCTGAACCGCGTCGACCTGTGA
- a CDS encoding exosortase system-associated protein, TIGR04073 family: MKLYDAVRAAILVLALGSTSIESYGDEWAGYAGDVGDKFGRGLANASLGWVEMVKGVGIAASHDGPAFIPFGFVKGLGHTLGRTLSGAFDLVTFLIPTAPLSDPTYVWDRFDQETQYGYFEPSKRRSSK; encoded by the coding sequence ATGAAACTCTATGACGCTGTGCGTGCCGCAATACTCGTTCTGGCTCTCGGATCGACGTCGATCGAGTCTTATGGCGACGAATGGGCCGGTTATGCCGGCGATGTCGGAGACAAATTCGGACGAGGTCTGGCCAATGCCTCCCTCGGATGGGTCGAAATGGTAAAAGGAGTAGGTATTGCGGCAAGCCATGACGGTCCGGCATTCATTCCCTTTGGATTCGTGAAAGGTCTTGGCCATACCCTCGGCCGGACGTTGTCCGGCGCCTTCGATCTGGTGACTTTTCTCATCCCCACGGCTCCGCTGAGCGATCCCACGTATGTCTGGGATCGATTTGACCAGGAGACACAATACGGCTATTTCGAGCCATCCAAGCGGCGATCCTCGAAATGA
- a CDS encoding bifunctional diguanylate cyclase/phosphodiesterase yields the protein MTLIIILGKYLWIAGILASVVMSEVVTAAMGLLLKGEVTYDYLATGMVAALLVSGIVVAGTMKMEELERRRQEEVAKNRALRASERRYRTLIEVANDAILVTDSETGTLVDCNRQAETLLGMSRNEIIGQHLSNLHETGKDADEAEADFLGRMLRGKTGTIELSLIRADGTTIPVEVSGSTFEMDGRRYVHGAFRDITQRREAEDRIKHLAHHDPLTNLPNRIFLHGRLEQAIEFARREQKQVAVMFIDLDNFKRINDTLGHRIGDALLEQVAGRLTENVHGSQVVGRLGGDEFIVVITGNNVSTTATSMAERILESVCRPYTVEDYQLHSGASIGIAIYPADGNSAETLMKHADAAMYHAKSRGRNTFEFFSQAINRGVRERLEIENGLRDALKHGGFKLHYQPQIDLATGSICSVEALLRWRHPVLGVITPDRFIPIAEETKLILPLGLWVIDRACHQLRSWRNDGIAGIRMAINVSVKQLQDESFFEALGSIVERHGLSGSDIELEITESAIMENLSRVQAILKSLQDYGITLSIDDFGTGYSSLGRLKLLPIQSLKIDRSFVQDIETDHGNAKICDGIIALGHSLGLKIIAEGVETEAQKGLLQNSGCDAIQGFLIAKPLPADDVAKLIAQVNGIN from the coding sequence GTGACACTCATCATCATCTTGGGGAAGTACCTGTGGATAGCCGGCATTCTGGCGTCCGTAGTGATGTCCGAAGTCGTTACCGCAGCGATGGGTTTGCTCCTCAAAGGAGAAGTCACCTACGACTATCTGGCCACGGGGATGGTGGCCGCCCTCCTGGTTTCCGGGATTGTCGTTGCAGGCACCATGAAAATGGAGGAGCTGGAACGGCGCCGCCAGGAGGAAGTGGCCAAGAATCGCGCGCTCCGCGCCAGCGAGCGGCGCTACCGCACCTTGATCGAAGTCGCCAACGACGCCATCCTCGTCACCGATTCCGAGACCGGAACCCTGGTCGACTGCAACCGGCAGGCCGAAACCCTGCTGGGAATGTCCCGCAACGAAATCATCGGCCAGCACCTGAGCAATCTCCATGAAACCGGCAAAGATGCCGATGAGGCGGAAGCCGATTTTCTCGGCCGCATGCTGCGCGGCAAAACCGGAACCATCGAGCTGTCGCTGATCAGGGCCGACGGCACCACCATTCCGGTGGAAGTCAGCGGCAGCACCTTCGAAATGGATGGACGGCGCTACGTCCACGGCGCGTTCCGCGACATTACCCAACGAAGGGAAGCGGAGGACCGGATCAAGCATCTCGCCCATCACGACCCGCTCACCAACCTGCCCAATCGTATCTTCCTGCACGGACGCCTCGAACAAGCGATCGAATTCGCCCGGCGGGAGCAGAAGCAGGTCGCGGTGATGTTCATCGACCTGGACAATTTCAAGAGAATCAACGACACCCTGGGCCACCGGATCGGCGATGCGCTGCTGGAACAGGTTGCGGGGCGGCTGACCGAAAACGTGCACGGCAGCCAAGTGGTCGGACGGCTGGGCGGCGACGAGTTCATCGTCGTGATCACCGGCAACAATGTCTCGACGACCGCAACGTCCATGGCGGAGCGAATCCTGGAAAGCGTCTGCCGCCCCTATACGGTCGAGGACTATCAGTTGCACTCCGGCGCAAGCATAGGCATCGCCATTTACCCCGCCGACGGAAACAGCGCGGAGACCCTGATGAAGCACGCGGACGCCGCGATGTACCATGCCAAATCCCGGGGACGCAACACCTTCGAATTCTTCAGCCAGGCCATAAATCGCGGCGTCAGGGAACGGCTCGAAATCGAAAACGGCCTGCGCGACGCGCTGAAGCATGGAGGCTTCAAACTCCATTACCAACCCCAGATCGATCTGGCCACCGGCTCCATCTGCAGCGTCGAAGCGCTGCTGCGGTGGCGCCATCCGGTGCTCGGCGTCATCACCCCCGACCGGTTCATACCCATCGCCGAAGAGACCAAACTCATCCTGCCCTTGGGACTGTGGGTCATCGACCGGGCATGCCATCAGTTGCGAAGCTGGCGGAACGACGGCATCGCGGGAATACGCATGGCCATCAACGTTTCGGTGAAACAGTTGCAGGATGAATCGTTTTTCGAAGCCCTGGGCTCGATCGTCGAACGCCATGGCCTATCCGGCTCCGATATCGAACTCGAAATCACCGAATCCGCCATCATGGAGAATCTCAGCCGCGTTCAGGCAATATTGAAATCGCTTCAGGATTACGGAATCACGCTCTCCATCGACGATTTCGGCACCGGCTATTCCTCCTTGGGGCGACTCAAACTACTGCCCATCCAAAGCCTCAAAATCGACCGCTCCTTCGTTCAGGACATCGAAACCGATCACGGCAACGCCAAGATTTGCGACGGCATCATCGCGCTCGGCCACAGCCTTGGACTGAAAATCATCGCCGAAGGCGTGGAAACGGAAGCCCAAAAAGGCCTACTGCAAAACTCGGGCTGCGATGCGATTCAAGGTTTCCTGATCGCCAAGCCGCTGCCCGCGGACGATGTCGCGAAACTCATTGCACAGGTAAACGGAATCAATTGA